A DNA window from Drosophila pseudoobscura strain MV-25-SWS-2005 chromosome 2, UCI_Dpse_MV25, whole genome shotgun sequence contains the following coding sequences:
- the osa gene encoding trithorax group protein osa isoform X5, which yields MNEKIKSPSTQGGAGAGTPAAAPPSASGSAAAAAAAAASSGAGGASVGANSASTPPTSGPPTPNNNGSDPIIQQNVGVPHPYGAPPPPGSAPGAPPDPAAVMHYHHLHQQQQQQQQQQQQHPPPPPHMQHHGGPAPPPGAPEHAPGVKDEYGAAVAHLPPPHAHPAYARYHSGDPNMDPYRYGQPPPGGKLPQPHQQQQQPQQQQQQPPGAGGSPNRPPQQQQQRYIPGQPPQGPTPTLNSLLQSSNPPPPPQHRYANSYDPQQAASAAAAAAAAAQQQQQAGGPPPPPPGHGPPPPQHQPSPYGAQQGGWAPPPRPYSPQLGPSQQYRTPPPTNTSRGQSPYPPAHGQNSGSYPSSPQQQQAQAQQQQAGQQPGSAGPGGPPPGAAQQQPQQNTPPTSQYSPYPQRYPTPPGLPAAGPNHRTAYSTHQYPEPNRPWPGGSSPSPGPGHPLPPASPHHVPQPLQQQQQPPPPHAAAGGPPPSSPGHAPSPSPQPSQASPSPHQELIGQNSNDSSSGGAHSGMGSGPPGTPNPQQVMRPTPSPTGSSGSRSMSPAVAQNHPISRPASNQSSSGGPMQQPPVGAGPPPMPPHPGLPGGPPPQQQSQQQQQASNSASSASNSPQQTPPPGPPPSQGMNNMGTPPPPPQGASGGGYPMPPHMHGGYKMGGPGQSPGAQGYPPQQPQQYPPGNYPPRPQYPPGAYATGPPPPPTSQGAGGANSMPTGAQGGGYPGRSMPNHSGGSPHGQYPPYQWVPPSPQQQAGAPPGGTMVGNHVQGKGTPPPPVVGPPPPQGSGSPRPLNYLKQHLQHKGGYGGSPTPQQGVPQGYGNGPTGMHPGMPMGPPHHMGPPHGPTNMGPPTSTPPQSMLGGQGQPPGGPDSGGPEHISQDNGISSSGPTGASGLHPVTAVVTTGPDGTPMDEVSQQSTLSNASAASGEDPQCTTPKSRKNDPYSQSHLAPPSTSPHPVVMHPGGGGPGEEFDMSSPPNWPRPAGSPQVFNSHVPVQQEPFRSTTKKSDSLCKLYEMDDNPDRRGWLDKLRSFMEERRTPITACPTISKQPLDLYRLYIYVKERGGFVEVCKVTKSKTWKDIAGLLGIGASSSAAYTLRKHYTKNLLTFECHFDRGDIDPLPIIQQVEAGSKKKTVKAASVPSPGSSNSQDSFPAPPGAAPNAAIDGYAGYPVGGSPYPVGASGPQPDYAAAGQMQRPPSQNNPQTPHPGAAVAVAAVGDNISVSNPFEDPIAGAGPGSGPGPGPGPGASAGGAAVAAVAGGALPPPPPHSPHATQQSAAQQQQQQQQHPQHPGLAGPPTQQQQQQQSQSQPPQPPGAPPAGAPQQQQQHGPGPGPGPVPPSPQHLPQQQQHVRPAAGAPYPQGGSAYPTPVSRTPGSPYPSQPGAYGQYGASDQYNATGPPGQPFGQGQGQYPPQNRNMYPPYGPEGEAPPAGANQYGPYGSRPYSQPPPGGPQPPAQAVAGGPPTSGSPVAPPTGGYAPGTPTQQDYYRPPPDQSPQPRRHPDFIKDPQPYPGYNARPQIYGAWQGGAQQYRPQYPTSPAPQSWGSAPPRGAAPPPGAPHGPPIQQPAGVAQWEQHRYPPQQAPPPPPQQQQQQQQQPPYQQVAPPGQQQPQAPPQWAQMNASQPTQPGIAPPGSPLRPPSGPASQQQRMPGMPGMPPQQQAPGSQQPPQQPPHGGGIPSPGMPQVPGGMVKPPYAMPPPPSQTVGQPVGQPAPGVGMIPQKQPPIVGPGMPQTLQQPPPHQQHPHPHSHQQHPQHPQHPQHPQHQHQLPPNQQQQPGGYAPQVPVGGPGAQLVKKELIFPHDSVESTTPVLYRRKRLTKSDVCPVDPWRIFMAMRSGLLTECTWALDVLNVLLFDDSTVQFFGISNLPGLLTLLLEHFQKNLAEMFDERCEEPLDEAEDDADSGTVMCSGGLERRVRGGRQTRCVRSICSYNRKRHYENMDRKNGGSDSEDADEGIDLGQVRVQPNPEERSLLLSFTPNYTMVTRKGVPVRIQAAEQDIFVDERQKAWDIDTNRLYEQLEPVGSNAWTYGFTEPDPLDGIIDVFKSEIVNIPFARYVRSEKAKTRQDNDTATSPKPDIKQEENTTNSTEDGLQESFNKKRRLVSGDSSSEAGEGSAGVKKSKLLADEIAPPNAEVKKEPGTSGTTDASDSDCRAVDMEIESPSLQQQQQQRLTNGIASASPPLGAFDPRGTVRDAAQVLQRKRDSSYEDECYTRDEASLYLVNESQDSLARRCIALSNIFRNLTFVPGNETVLAKSTRFLAVLGRLLLLNHEHLRRTPKTRNYDREEDTDFSDSCSSLQGEREWWWDYLITIRENMLVAMANIAGHLELSRYDELIARPLIDGLLHWAVCPSAHGQDPFPSCGPNSALSPQRLALEALCKLCVTDANVDLVIATPPFSRLEKLCAVLTRHLCRNEDQVLREFSVNLLHYLAAADSAMARTVALQSPCISYLVAFIEQAEQTALGVANQHGLNFLRENPDSMGTSLDMLRRAAGTLLHLAKHPDNQSLFMQQEQRLLGLVMSHILDQQVALVISRVLYRVSRGASRMHSVEFRLLQQRQQQQQLQQLRPSENQALAASAEAAAAAATAAAAAASGSGVKLESGSGEPNADPLSGVDVKPSPAATSTTLSTSGSGMISSAINDENSNSSQQLPPAATFNDVSNSSTNSNSCGTASSNQTNNSTTNSSSNSSNSLGSQSTSTMNNAPTTPAAHITPPSVTEQQQQQQQQQQQQQQVSKAAATAALVSSNLSGSLSNATSAASAAPPPSSSSSASAASATAVSQPAAAPPPTNAGTTTAVA from the exons ATGAATGAGAAAATAAAGTCGCCGTCAACCCAGGGAGGTGCTGGGGCCGGAACCcccgctgctgctccgccCTCGGCATCTGGAAGTgcggccgccgcagcagcagcggcagccagcagtgGTGCAGGTGGTGCCAGTGTCGGTGCCAATTCCGCATCCACGCCACCCACTTCCGGCCCACCCAcgcccaacaacaacggcagcgATCCGATCATACAGCAAAATGTCGGAGTGCCGCACCCCTACGGCGCCCCGCCACCGCCTGGTTCGGCACCAGGTGCACCACCGGACCCGGCGGCGGTTATGCACTACCACCAtctgcaccagcagcagcagcaacaacaacaacagcagcagcagcatccgccgccaccgccccaCATGCAGCATCACGGCGGGCCGGCGCCGCCGCCAGGAGCACCTGAGCATGCGCCCGGCGTGAAGGACGAGTACGGTGCGGCAGTGGCTCACCTGCCACCGCCCCACGCTCATCCTGCCTACGCACGGTACCACTCTGGCGACCCCAACATGGATCCCTACCGCTACGGTCAGCCACCGCCCGGCGGCAAGCTCCCGCAgccccatcagcagcagcagcaaccacaacagcagcagcagcagccgccgggTGCGGGAGGCTCTCCCAATCggccgccacagcagcagcagcaacgttACATCCCTGGCCAGCCGCCGCAGgggcccacgcccacgctgaACTCCTTGCTGCAGTCCTCGAatccgccgccgcccccgcaGCACCGCTATGCGAATAGCTACGATCCCCAACAAGCAGCctcggcagcggcggcggcggcagcagcagcccaacaacaacaacaggcggGCGGACCCCCGCCTCCTCCACCAGGACATGGACCGCCTCCGCCGCAGCATCAGCCATCGCCGTACGGAGCGCAACAGGGCGGCTGGGCACCGCCCCCCCGACCCTACAGTCCACAACTGGGGCCGTCGCAGCAGTATAGGACGCCACCACCG ACGAACACTTCCAGGGGTCAATCGCCCTATCCGCCAGCTCACGGTCAAAATTCAGGTTCCTATCCTAGttcgccgcagcagcagcaggcacaggcacaacagcagcaggcgggtCAGCAGCCTGGTAGCGCGGGACCGGGAGGACCTCCGCCGGGCGCcgcacagcaacagccgcagcagaacACACCGCCAACATCTCAATATTCGCCGTACCCGCAACGATACCCCACTCCGCCTGGACTGCCGGCCGCGGGACCCAATCATCGAACTGCCTACTCGACGCACCAG TATCCGGAACCGAATCGGCCCTGGCCCGGCGGCTCTTCGCCCAGTCCTGGTCCCGGACATCCATTGCCGCCCGCCTCCCCGCACCATGTGCCGCAGCctctgcaacaacaacagcagcccccTCCGCCGCATGCCGCCGCCGGAGGACCCCCACCCAGCAGCCCAGGCCATGCGCCCAGTCCCTCGCCACAGCCCTCGCAGGCATCCCCCTCGCCGCATCAG GAGCTGATTGGACAGAACAGCAACGACAGCTCTAGCGGCGGGGCGCACAGTGGCATGGGCTCCGGTCCTCCCGGCACACCCAATCCCCAGCAAGTCATGCGGCCCACCCCCTCACCCACTGGCTCATCCGGATCGCGTTCCATGTCCCCAGCAGTGG CACAAAATCATCCAATCTCGCGTCCGGCGAGCAACCAGTCGAGCAGCGGTGGTCCCATGCAGCAGCCACCCGTAGGAGCCGGTCCACCACCAATGCCCCCTCATCCGGGTCTACCCGGCGGGCCGCCGCCTCAGCAGCAatctcagcagcagcagcaggcctcGAACTCCGCCTCATCCGCGAGCAACTCGCCGCAACAGACCCCGCCACCGGGCCCGCCGCCCAGTCAAGGAATGAACAACATGGGCACGCCCCCACCTCCACCTCAGGGTGCGTCCGGCGGGGGCTACCCGATGCCGCCGCACATGCACGGAGGCTACAAGATGGGCGGACCGGGCCAGAGTCCGGGAGCGCAAGGCTATCCcccgcagcagccgcagcaataTCCACCAG GCAACTACCCGCCACGGCCGCAGTATCCGCCGGGGGCCTACGCAACCGGACCCCCACCGCCACCAACCAGCCAAGGCGCCGGAGGAGCCAACAGCATGCCAACTGGAGCCCAGGGCGGTGGCTATCCGGGACGCTCCATGCCCAATCACAGCGGCGGAAGTCCACACGGGCAATATCCGCCGTATCAGTGGGTGCCGCCGTCGCCGCAGCAACAAGCCGGTGCTCCACCGGGCGGTACGATGGTTGGCAATCACGTGCAGGGCAAGGGCACACCGCCGCCTCCGGTGGTGGGTCCACCGCCTCCTCAAGGCAGTGGCTCGCCACGCCCACTCAACTATCTGAAGCAGCATTTACAGCACAAAGGTGGCTACGGAGGCAGCCCCACGCCACAGCAGGGCGTGCCGCAAGGCTACGGCAACGGCCCGACCGGAATGCACCCTGGCATGCCAATGGGTCCGCCCCACCACATGGGCCCGCCGCACGGGCCCACCAACATGGGTCCGCCCACGAGCACCCCGCCCCAGTCGATGCTCGGGGGCCAGGGACAGCCGCCCGGCGGCCCGGACAGCGGAGGCCCCGAGCACATATCGCAGGACAACGGGATAAGCTCTTCAGGCCCGACGGGCGCCTCCGGGCTGCACCCGGTCACGGCGGTGGTCACCACTGGTCCCGATGGGACGCCCATGGATGAAGTCAGTCAACAGAGCACGCTCTCGAATGCATCAGCGG CATCCGGCGAAGATCCCCAATGCACCACACCAAAGTCGCGCAAGAATGATCCTTATAGCCAAAGTCATTTAGCCCCACCGAGTACGTCGCCGCATCCCGTTGTGATGCATCCGGGCGGCGGCGGTCCCGGCGAGGAGTTCGACATGAGTTCGCCACCCAATTGGCCGCGTCCGGCTGGCAGCCCG CAGGTGTTCAACAGCCACGTGCCCGTGCAGCAGGAGCCCTTCCGCAGCACCACAAAGAAGTCGGATTCCCTGTGCAAGCTGTACGAAATGGACGACAATCCGGACAGGCGAGGATGGCTGGACAAGCTGCGGTCGTTCATGGAGGAGCGACGGACGCCGATCACCGCCTGCCCAACCATCTCAAAACAGCCACTCGATTTATATAggttatatatttatgtaaaagAACGTGGCGGATTCGTCGAGGTATGCAAG GTGACCAAGAGCAAGACCTGGAAGGACATTGCCGGGCTACTGGGAATCGGGGCCAGCAGCAGTGCGGCCTACACGCTGCGGAAGCACTACACCAAGAATCTGCTGACCTTCGAGTGCCACTTTGACCGCGGCGACATCGATCCCCTGCCCATCATCCAGCAGGTGGAGGCCGGCAGCAAGAAGAAGACGGTCAAGGCCGCCTCCGTCCCCTCGCCAG GCTCGTCGAACTCGCAGGACTCATTCCCGGCCCCGCCAGGCGCCGCCCCGAACGCCGCGATCGATGGCTATGCCGGCTATCCGGTGGGCGGCAGTCCATACCCCGTGGGCGCCAGCGGGCCGCAGCCGGACTATGCGGCGGCTGGCCAGATGCAGCGCCCGCCCTCGCAGAATAACCCGCAGACACCTCATCCCG GCGCCGCCGTAGCTGTTGCCGCCGTCGGCGATAATATAAGTGTGAGCAATCCCTTCGAGGATCCCATTGCTGGCGCTGGTCCTGGctctggtcctggccctggtcctggtccaggTGCAAGTGcaggtggtgctgctgttgctgctgttgcgggtGGGgccctgccaccgccacctcccCATTCACCGCACGCCACCCAGCAGTCGGCcgcgcagcagcaacagcagcagcagcagcatccccaGCATCCGGGCCTAGCCGGGCCGCcgacacagcagcagcagcagcagcagtcgcagtcgcagccacCCCAGCCGCCGGGTGCTCCACCGGCGGGtgcaccacagcagcagcagcaacatgggcctgggcctgggcctgggccggTGCCTCCCTCGCCGCAGCacctgccgcagcagcagcagcacgtgCGCCCAGCCGCAGGAGCACCTTATCCGCAAGGTGGCTCCGCTTATCCAACGCCTGTGTCTAGAACGCCAG GCTCTCCCTATCCATCACAACCAGGAGCTTATGGGCAGTACGGTGCGAGCGATCAGTACAATGCCACGGGGCCGCCTGGCCAGCCGTTTGGACAGGGCCAAGGACAGTATCCGCCACAGAACCGCAATATGTACCCTCCCTACGGGCCGGAGGGGGAAGC TCCACCGGCTGGTGCCAATCAGTATGGACCCTATGGCAGTCGGCCGTACAGTCAGCCCCCGCCAGGGGGGCCCCAGCCGCCGGCGCAAGCAGTTGCGGGTGGGCCGCCCACGAGTGGATCGCCTGTGGCGCCACCCACTGGCGGCTATGCACCAGGAACACCCACGCAGCAGGACTACTATCGACCACCACCCGATCAG AGCCCGCAGCCGCGAAGGCATCCCGACTTCATCAAGGATCCACAGCCGTATCCAGGCTACAATGCAAGACCACAGATTTACG GTGCATGGCAAGGCGGTGCGCAGCAGTATCGACCCCAGTACCCGACCTCTCCCGCACCTCAGTCCTGGGGCAGTGCTCCGCCCCGCGGGGCAGCACCTCCGCCTGGGGCACCGCACGGTCCGCCGATACAACAGCCAGCAGGAGTGGCCCAGTGGGAGCAGCACAGGTATCCGCCACAGCAGgccccgccgccgcctccccaacagcagcagcagcaacaacaacagccaccaTACCAGCAGGTGGCACCAcccggccagcagcagccgcaggcgCCTCCCCAGTGGGCCCAGATGAACGCTAGCCAGCCCACGCAGCCGGGCATAGCTCCTCCAGGATCCCCGCTGAGGCCCCCGTCTGGCCCGGCaagtcagcagcagcggatgcCCGGCATGCCTGGCATGCCACCCCAGCAGCAGGCTCCGGGAAGCCAGCAGCCACCCCAGCAACCGCCACACGGAGGCGGCATCCCCTCGCCAGGCATGCCCCAGGTGCCCGGGGGGATGGTGAAGCCACCGTATGCCATGCCACCGCCGCCATCTCAGACGGTGGGCCAGCCCGTCGGTCAGCCGGCACCCGGCGTTGGAATGATTCCGCAGAAACAGCCGCCCATCGTCGGTCCGGGAATGCCGCAGACGCTGCAGCAGCCACCtccccaccagcagcatccacatccgcattcgcaccagcagcacccacAGCATCCACAGCATCCCCAGCACccccagcatcagcaccagctgCCGCCtaatcaacagcagcagcccggcGGCTATGCTCCGCAGGTGCCCGTAGGCGGTCCTGGGGCTCAGTTGGTGAAGAAGGAGCTGATCTTCCCGCACGACAGCGTGGAGTCGACGACCCCGGTGCTGTACAGGAGGAAGCGATTAACCAAGTCGGATGTGTGCCCAGTGGATCCGTGGCGGATATTCATGGCCATGCGATCTGGACTGCTGACAGAGTGCACGTGGGCCCTGGACGTGCTCAATGTGCTACTCTTCGACGACTCCACGGTGCAATTCTTCGGCATCTCGAATCTGCCTGGcctgctgacgctgctgctggagcacTTCCAGAAGAATCTCGCCGAGATGTTCGACGAACGCTGTGAGGAGCCACTGGACGAGGCGGAAGACGACGCGGACAGTGGCACGGTGATGTGCTCGGGTGGCCTCGAGCGCAGGGTGCGGGGCGGACGACAGACGCGCTGTGTGCGGAGCATCTGCAGCTACAACCGGAAGCGCCACTACGAGAATATGGACCGGAAGAACGGCGGCAGCGACTCCGAGGACGCCGACGAAGGCATCGATCTGGGCCAGGTGAGAGTGCAACCCAACCCCGAAGAGCGATCCCTGCTGCTCTCCTTCACGCCCAACTACACGATGGTCACCAGGAAGGGTGTGCCCGTGCGCATTCAGGCGGCGGAGCAGGACATCTTCGTCGACGAGCGCCAGAAGGCGTGGGACATTGACACCAACAGGCTGTACGAACAGCTGGAGCCGGTGGGCAGCAATGCCTGGACCTACGGCTTCACCGAGCCAGATCCCCTCGACGGCATCATCGACGTCTTCAAGTCTGAGATCGTAAACATTCCATTCGCACGCTATGTCCGCTCCGAGAAGGCGAAAACGCGGCAGGACAATGACACGGCCACCAGCCCCAAGCCGGACATCAAGCAGGAGGAGAACACGACGAATAGCACTGAGGATGGGCTCCAGGAGTCCTTCAACAAGAAGCGCCGCCTGGTCAGCGGCGACAGCAGCAGTGAAGCCGGCGAAGGATCTGCCGGTGTCAAGAAATCCAAGCTGCTGGCTGACGAGATCGCCCCGCCAAACGCCGAGGTGAAAAAGGAACCGGGAACCTCCGGGACGACGGACGCCAGTGACAGCGATTGTCGCGCCGTCGACATGGAGATCGAGTCGCCCAgcctgcagcaacagcaacagcagcgtcTAACCAACGGAATAGCCTCCGCCTCCCCGCCCTTGGGCGCCTTCGATCCCAGAGGGACGGTGCGGGATGCGGCGCAAGTGCTGCAGCGGAAACGCGACTCCAGCTACGAGGACGAGTGCTACACGCGGGACGAGGCATCGCTCTACCTGGTGAACGAGAGCCAGGACTCGCTTGCACGCCGCTGCATCGCTCTCTCGAACATTTTCCGCAATCTGACCTTCGTGCCCGGCAACGAGACGGTGCTGGCCAAGTCGACGCGATTCCTGGCCGTCCTGgggcgcctgctgctgctgaaccACGAGCACCTGCGGCGCACCCCCAAGACGCGCAACTACGACCGAGAGGAGGACACCGACTTCAGCGACTCGTGCAGCTCGCTGCAGGGGGAGCGCGAGTGGTGGTGGGACTACCTGATCACCATTCGGGAGAACATGCTGGTGGCGATGGCCAACATAGCCGGCCACCTGGAGCTCTCCCGCTACGACGAGCTGATCGCCCGCCCACTCATCGACGGACTGCTTCACTGGGCTGTATGTCCCAGCGCCCACGGCCAGGACCCGTTCCCCTCGTGCGGCCCCAACTCTGCGCTCTCCCCGCAGCGCCTTGCGCTCGAGGCGCTTTGCAAGCTGTGCGTGACGGATGCGAACGTGGACCTGGTCATTGCGACGCCACCGTTCTCCCGCCTCGAGAAGCTGTGCGCGGTGCTGACGCGCCACCTGTGCCGCAACGAGGACCAGGTGCTGCGCGAGTTCTCTGTGAATCTGCTGCACTACCTGGCGGCGGCGGACAGTGCCATGGCGCGGACGGTGGCCCTGCAGTCGCCATGCATTTCGTATCTGGTGGCCTTCATCGAGCAGGCCGAGCAGACGGCCCTGGGCGTGGCCAACCAGCACGGACTCAACTTCCTGCGGGAGAACCCCGACTCGATGGGCACCAGCCTGGACATGCTGCGGCGGGCGGCCGGCACTCTGCTGCACCTGGCCAAGCATCCGGACAACCAGTCTCTCTTcatgcagcaggagcagcggctCCTAGGGCTGGTCATGTCCCACATTCTCGACCAGCAGGTGGCCCTGGTCATCTCCCGGGTGCTGTACCGCGTGTCGCGCGGAGCCAGCCGGATGCACTCGGTGGAGTTCAGACTCttgcagcagcgacagcagcagcaacagctgcagcagctgcgtcCTTCGGAGAATCAAGCTCTGGCCGCAAGTGcggaagcagcagccgccgcagcaacagcagctgcagcggcagccagtGGCAGCGGTGTGAAATTGGAGTCTGGGAGTGGAGAACCGAACGCTGATCCGCTGAGTGGCGTCGATGTCAAGCCCTCGCCAGCAGCCACATCCACGACTTTGTCCACATCCGGCAGCGGAATGATCTCCTCGGCGATCAATGAtgagaacagcaacagcagccagcagctgccgccgGCAGCCACCTTCAACGACgtgagcaacagcagcaccaacagcaacagctgcggGACGGCCAGCAGCAACCAGACCAACAACAGtaccaccaacagcagcagtaacagcagcaacagcctaGGCAGCCAGTCCACCTCCACCATGAACAATGCCCCGACCACGCCAGCAGCACACATAACTCCACCATCGGTcaccgagcagcagcagcagcaacagcaacagcagcagcagcagcagcaggtgagCAAAGCCGCCGCCACAGCCGCACTGGTGTCCTCGAACCTCAGCGGGAGCCTGAGCAATGCCACTTCAGCTGCATCTGCAGCGCCGCcaccatcctcctcctcctcagcgAGTGCGGCCTCGGCCACGGCCGTGTCGCAACCGGCGGCGGCACCACCGCCAACGAATGCAGGAACGACGACAGCCGTTGCGTAG